One window of the Dendropsophus ebraccatus isolate aDenEbr1 chromosome 12, aDenEbr1.pat, whole genome shotgun sequence genome contains the following:
- the LOC138769732 gene encoding fish-egg lectin-like isoform X1, protein MIQIVCLLLLCAGAAADLQCTVMPGKLRQIDAGHGQVYGVNDDDNIYQWVHHNWKQLPGKLIHVSVGPTGVWGVNRANNIFRLQDGDWVAVNGLLKQIDAGGDRFVSGANSADAVFCLNQDQALSRSTVLSYTSLDGRLKYYSCGLYGCWGVNSNNDIWYRHDVEPKSCGGSRWQQIDGKLIMVEVSTDGSVYGVNSNGDAFERVGISAKNPIGTSWIRLDLSNSFQHVTYDRGHLWLLTKCGDVFKCHVETDD, encoded by the exons ATGATCCAGATTGTTTGTCTTTTGCTGCTGTGCGCAGGAGCTGCTGCAG ATCTGCAGTGCACCGTGATGCCTGGGAAGCTGAGGCAGATTGATGCAGGCCATGGTCAAGTTTATGGTGTGAATGATGATGACAACATCTACCAATGGGTGCACCACAACTGGAAACAGCTCCCTGGAAAGTTGATCCATGTGTCAGTCGGTCCAACCGGTGTCTGGGGAGTCAACAGGGCAAACAATATCTTTAGATTACAAGATGGTGACTGGGTGGCTGTTAATG GTCTTCTGAAACAAATAGATGCTGGTGGGGATAGATTTGTGTCTGGAGCCAATTCAGCGGATGCTGTCTTCTGCCTGAACCAGGATCAAGCACTCTCTAGATCTACAGTATTGTCCTACACTTCACTAGATGGGAGACTGAAGTATTACAGCTGTGGCCTTTATGGGTGCTGGGGTGTCAACTCGAACAATGATATATGGTACCGCCATGATGTGGAGCCCAAATCCTGCGGGGGGAGTCGGTGGCAGCAGATAGATGGTAAATTGATCATGGTGGAGGTCAGCACGGATGGTTCTGTGTACGGAGTGAACTCCAACGGAGATGCATTTGAAAG GGTGGGGATCTCAGCCAAAAATCCTATCGGAACCTCTTGGATCAGGTTGGATTTGTCCAACAGCTTCCAACATGTAACCTACGATAGGGGACATCTGTGGCTTCTCACCAAGTGTGGGGACGTCTTTAAATGCCACGTTGAAACTGACGATTGA
- the LOC138769732 gene encoding fish-egg lectin-like isoform X2, translated as MPGKLRQIDAGHGQVYGVNDDDNIYQWVHHNWKQLPGKLIHVSVGPTGVWGVNRANNIFRLQDGDWVAVNGLLKQIDAGGDRFVSGANSADAVFCLNQDQALSRSTVLSYTSLDGRLKYYSCGLYGCWGVNSNNDIWYRHDVEPKSCGGSRWQQIDGKLIMVEVSTDGSVYGVNSNGDAFERVGISAKNPIGTSWIRLDLSNSFQHVTYDRGHLWLLTKCGDVFKCHVETDD; from the exons ATGCCTGGGAAGCTGAGGCAGATTGATGCAGGCCATGGTCAAGTTTATGGTGTGAATGATGATGACAACATCTACCAATGGGTGCACCACAACTGGAAACAGCTCCCTGGAAAGTTGATCCATGTGTCAGTCGGTCCAACCGGTGTCTGGGGAGTCAACAGGGCAAACAATATCTTTAGATTACAAGATGGTGACTGGGTGGCTGTTAATG GTCTTCTGAAACAAATAGATGCTGGTGGGGATAGATTTGTGTCTGGAGCCAATTCAGCGGATGCTGTCTTCTGCCTGAACCAGGATCAAGCACTCTCTAGATCTACAGTATTGTCCTACACTTCACTAGATGGGAGACTGAAGTATTACAGCTGTGGCCTTTATGGGTGCTGGGGTGTCAACTCGAACAATGATATATGGTACCGCCATGATGTGGAGCCCAAATCCTGCGGGGGGAGTCGGTGGCAGCAGATAGATGGTAAATTGATCATGGTGGAGGTCAGCACGGATGGTTCTGTGTACGGAGTGAACTCCAACGGAGATGCATTTGAAAG GGTGGGGATCTCAGCCAAAAATCCTATCGGAACCTCTTGGATCAGGTTGGATTTGTCCAACAGCTTCCAACATGTAACCTACGATAGGGGACATCTGTGGCTTCTCACCAAGTGTGGGGACGTCTTTAAATGCCACGTTGAAACTGACGATTGA
- the LOC138768734 gene encoding fish-egg lectin-like, with product MIQIVGLLLLCAGASAVLQCTVMPGKLKQIDAGNGQVYGVNDDDNIYQWLNKNWMQIPGLLTHVSVGPAGVWGVNRANAIFRLQDNNWVAVNGALKQIDAGGNKFVSGVNSVDSVFCLNQDQTVSKPAVLSYNQLEGNLKYYSCGLYGCWGINSNNNIYYRYDVQPTSCRGSRWQQIDGSLVKVEVGTDGSVYGVNSQGNVYKREGISAKSPTGTSWTRLDLSNSFQHVSYDRGNLWLLTKCGDIFKCKVATQ from the exons ATGATCCAGATCGTTGGTCTGTTGCTCCTGTGCGCAGGCGCTTCTGCAG TTCTTCAATGCACCGTGATGCCTGGGAAGCTAAAGCAGATCGATGCAGGCAATGGTCAGGTTTATGGTGTGAATGATGACGACAACATCTACCAATGGTTGAACAAAAACTGGATGCAGATTCCTGGACTGCTGACCCATGTGTCGGTCGGTCCTGCCGGTGTCTGGGGAGTCAACAGGGCAAATGCAATCTTTAGATTACAAGATAACAACTGGGTGGCTGTTAATG GTGCTCTGAAACAAATCGATGCAGGTGGAAATAAATTTGTATCTGGAGTCAATAGCGTGGATTCTGTTTTCTGTCTGAACCAGGATCAAACTGTTTCTAAACCTGCAGTCTTGTCTTATAACCAACTAGAGGGGAATCTGAAGTACTACAGCTGTGGCTTATATGGCTGCTGGGGTATAAATTCCAACAATAACATATATTACCGCTACGATGTGCAGCCGACATCCTGCCGGGGAAGTCGGTGGCAGCAGATAGATGGTAGCTTGGTCAAAGTAGAGGTTGGCACGGATGGTTCCGTCTATGGAGTGAACTCCCAAGGAAATGTGTATAAAAG GGAAGGAATCTCAGCTAAAAGTCCTACTGGAACCTCTTGGACCAGGTTGGATTTGTCCAACAGCTTCCAACATGTATCCTACGATCGGGGAAATCTGTGGCTTCTCACCAAGTGTGGGGACATCTTTAAATGCAAAGTTGCAACCCAGTAA